Proteins from a single region of Pseudodesulfovibrio portus:
- a CDS encoding type Z 30S ribosomal protein S14: MAKTSLRVKARRKPKFKVRAYNRCPICGRPRAFLRRYGICRICFRNKALAGELPGVRKASW, from the coding sequence GTGGCCAAAACAAGCTTACGCGTTAAGGCACGCCGCAAACCCAAGTTCAAGGTTCGCGCCTACAATCGTTGTCCGATTTGTGGCCGTCCTCGGGCTTTTCTGAGGCGCTACGGCATTTGTCGTATCTGCTTCCGCAACAAGGCTCTCGCCGGTGAACTCCCCGGCGTCCGCAAGGCGAGCTGGTAA